Below is a genomic region from Spirosoma radiotolerans.
GTAGATCCTAATTCCGATGATGTAAATGCGCTGGTTAACGATCTGAAAGCGACGAAAATGTTTCATCGTCCCTATACCTGCGATAATCTTGAAGCCGCTTATCAATTGCTGACCACACAGGAAATTGATTTGCTCTTCATGGAAGCCGAAATTAAAGGGAAATCTACGCTTGATTTTATTTCGTGGATGCCTGACCATCCGCCCATTATTGTGATTTCAGCTCATACTGACTATGCGGTTCAATGTTTCGATTTGAAAGTGGCCGACTTCATTAAAAAGCCCTACACGGTTCCTCGTTTATACAGAGCCATGAACAAGGCCTTACTCGCCTTGAAATCGCCAGATGCGGCAAAACCTTCGTATACGGTTCAGCCGGAACGGGGAAATATTTACCTGAAAATGGGTCGAAAAACGGTACGCGTTTATTTAGAAGATATTCAATTTTTTCAACCCTATGGTATTTATGTAAAAGTATTTACCAAACAAGGCATTTTGGTAGCAAATGAGAAAATATCGAAAATAGAAAGCCAGCTTCAGAATAGTCAGTTTATCCGGATTCACAAATCATCCATCGTTAACGTTCAACAGATTACACGAATAGAAACAAAGACTATTCATGTTGATAAAAAGCAACTTCCCATTGGCGTAACGTACCATGACCGTGTACATGCTACACTGAAAAAACTAGGCGTCGAGAAATAATAAAAACAGTTAATTTCTAGTTACAAAAAA
It encodes:
- a CDS encoding LytR/AlgR family response regulator transcription factor gives rise to the protein MVKLFQALIVDPNSDDVNALVNDLKATKMFHRPYTCDNLEAAYQLLTTQEIDLLFMEAEIKGKSTLDFISWMPDHPPIIVISAHTDYAVQCFDLKVADFIKKPYTVPRLYRAMNKALLALKSPDAAKPSYTVQPERGNIYLKMGRKTVRVYLEDIQFFQPYGIYVKVFTKQGILVANEKISKIESQLQNSQFIRIHKSSIVNVQQITRIETKTIHVDKKQLPIGVTYHDRVHATLKKLGVEK